One region of Novipirellula artificiosorum genomic DNA includes:
- a CDS encoding O-antigen ligase family protein, producing the protein MLRVEEPSRSVKAQVSKAESGSDSLACFCLVQFARAIVLGSLAYAAWRNGAMQSDTLLHLSVALGLALFISLIAQPKNSDVTPIPRVLFYVSLAWILYAAIQMMPIPWGGSLFFHGPIDAHETFVAPAAAELSSAISRLSDAVLPEIVPRATVALDESRRALVPFLIGLAYAFLTWRLFQTSQSRRVLLWALVANCTLLSMWGILQRAGGSVDILPGMEHQVSSLPFSSFVYKNAGAAAILPGAAAAVLLLALKRVTTRSHYRYTRSESWLTPYRVTLILCFTVIVTGIGVSLSRGAWAAALVSCVIIAMAHRPSVSKKMISIAVAVPVCFLTISWIAQDVNDSVQQRVSDLSLDVISTDSRWEHWKDGLQTAKAHFPSGSGLGTYGYATLPFQDQTHPTWYREAHNQFLEIVTESGIIGLSLLAILMFWFVKTCFGALRSERSGNTVAWALFGIAIFCFATVQSLADFVLTIPSNLFLYAILVSVVAGELMSHRAASSHSLVKRPHEHSTSTTGFAQFKSHLIRWRGRYSWTIASAACLMWAVLIGTDQVLTRSVTDETKITELEDSARPESTEDVLQRLDQAIAANPYSALLYERRAAWRILQYRCNLVDEATQRDQPIDWNATEPLNILNFIAAVPEAYRAALLNEFVSVKRLREPLVATMKDLRQSLELNPLRPTIHFRATTIASITGMQMNSWLDRSARLSNNDVDKLFRNGFVAYIERDDVRMVDQWTRSLSIDHRHLETIFKLAQTRLTPIQIAQELALPTRPDLLIRLAQPTMSLDGTDGPSADPDSLIDPDLAHQLIDQLNHASEVPDDLRYSVLAQFSEALSDKPSAANYWKKAVAAKPRLAKYRIRYTETLLSLGRYQEAVDQAILGRKLHPQENRFDRLTDAARMGITKQQ; encoded by the coding sequence ATGCTACGGGTAGAGGAGCCATCACGATCGGTGAAGGCGCAAGTTTCCAAGGCCGAATCGGGTAGCGACTCTTTGGCGTGTTTTTGCTTGGTACAGTTTGCTCGTGCGATTGTACTCGGGTCATTGGCTTATGCGGCATGGCGAAATGGTGCGATGCAATCCGATACGCTACTGCATCTGTCGGTTGCTCTTGGCTTAGCACTCTTCATCAGCCTGATCGCCCAGCCCAAGAACAGTGACGTTACCCCCATACCGCGCGTGCTCTTTTATGTCTCACTGGCGTGGATTCTTTACGCAGCCATTCAGATGATGCCGATTCCGTGGGGCGGTAGCCTGTTTTTTCACGGGCCGATCGATGCGCATGAGACATTTGTTGCTCCCGCCGCGGCAGAGCTTTCGAGTGCGATTAGCCGCTTATCCGATGCTGTGCTTCCCGAGATCGTTCCGCGGGCCACGGTCGCACTCGATGAGTCGCGGCGCGCATTAGTGCCGTTTCTCATTGGCCTCGCCTACGCATTTCTTACTTGGCGGTTGTTCCAAACGTCGCAAAGCCGTCGCGTGCTCCTGTGGGCCTTGGTCGCAAATTGCACGCTACTTTCGATGTGGGGAATCCTTCAACGGGCAGGCGGCAGCGTTGACATCCTACCCGGCATGGAACACCAAGTATCTAGTTTGCCTTTTTCAAGTTTTGTCTACAAGAATGCGGGGGCTGCTGCGATTTTGCCAGGAGCAGCGGCTGCGGTTCTACTCCTTGCGTTAAAGAGAGTCACGACGCGTTCTCACTACCGATACACACGATCGGAATCTTGGCTGACTCCTTATCGAGTAACCCTCATTTTGTGCTTTACCGTCATCGTGACAGGAATTGGCGTCTCCCTCTCTCGCGGAGCCTGGGCAGCCGCTTTGGTCTCTTGTGTGATTATTGCGATGGCTCATCGCCCATCCGTTTCCAAAAAGATGATCTCGATAGCAGTTGCAGTACCCGTTTGTTTTTTGACCATAAGCTGGATTGCTCAGGACGTGAACGATTCGGTCCAACAACGAGTGAGCGACTTGTCCTTGGACGTGATTTCGACAGATTCTCGTTGGGAGCATTGGAAGGACGGGTTACAGACGGCGAAGGCTCACTTTCCGAGCGGATCAGGTCTTGGAACCTATGGCTACGCAACGCTGCCATTTCAAGATCAGACTCACCCAACATGGTACCGCGAGGCTCATAACCAATTTTTAGAGATCGTGACCGAATCTGGAATCATTGGCCTCTCGCTATTAGCGATCTTGATGTTTTGGTTTGTGAAAACCTGTTTCGGAGCATTACGCAGTGAGCGATCAGGCAATACCGTTGCGTGGGCTTTATTCGGCATCGCGATCTTTTGTTTCGCGACCGTCCAGAGCCTTGCTGACTTTGTGCTGACGATCCCATCCAATCTCTTTCTTTACGCGATTTTGGTCAGTGTCGTTGCCGGGGAATTGATGAGCCATCGCGCGGCAAGCAGCCACTCTCTCGTGAAACGACCCCACGAGCATTCAACGTCGACCACCGGATTTGCTCAGTTCAAATCCCACCTGATTCGCTGGCGAGGACGATATTCATGGACGATCGCGAGCGCGGCATGTTTGATGTGGGCAGTGCTAATCGGTACGGATCAAGTGTTGACCCGCAGCGTGACTGATGAAACCAAAATCACAGAACTTGAAGACTCGGCACGCCCGGAGTCAACCGAGGACGTATTGCAACGACTCGACCAAGCCATCGCTGCAAACCCGTATAGCGCCCTGCTGTACGAGCGGCGAGCGGCGTGGCGCATTCTGCAGTATCGCTGCAACTTGGTGGATGAAGCGACACAGCGTGACCAGCCAATCGATTGGAATGCAACGGAACCGCTCAATATCCTCAATTTCATTGCAGCAGTTCCCGAGGCCTATCGGGCAGCCTTGTTAAACGAATTCGTTTCGGTTAAGCGATTGCGTGAACCTTTGGTTGCAACGATGAAGGACTTACGACAATCACTTGAACTCAATCCGCTGCGTCCCACGATACATTTTCGAGCGACAACGATCGCTTCGATCACCGGCATGCAAATGAATTCATGGCTGGATCGTTCGGCTCGTCTATCGAACAATGATGTGGACAAACTATTTCGCAACGGATTCGTCGCCTACATCGAACGTGACGACGTACGGATGGTGGACCAATGGACTCGGTCCCTGTCCATCGATCACCGCCACCTTGAAACAATTTTTAAACTTGCACAAACGCGACTTACGCCTATCCAGATCGCACAGGAACTCGCACTACCGACACGACCCGATTTATTGATACGTCTGGCACAACCGACCATGTCGCTGGATGGCACAGACGGTCCATCAGCAGATCCCGACTCATTGATCGATCCCGATTTGGCTCATCAGCTGATTGACCAATTGAATCACGCGTCAGAGGTTCCGGACGACTTGCGCTACTCGGTACTCGCTCAATTCTCTGAAGCACTTTCCGATAAACCGAGCGCGGCGAACTATTGGAAAAAGGCCGTCGCAGCAAAACCTCGACTCGCAAAATATCGCATTCGCTACACAGAAACACTGCTGTCGCTTGGACGGTACCAAGAAGCCGTTGACCAAGCCATCCTGGGGCGCAAGCTGCACCCTCAAGAGAATCGATTTGACCGCTTGACCGATGCAGCTCGAATGGGCATCACGAAACAGCAATAA
- a CDS encoding sugar phosphate isomerase/epimerase family protein, producing the protein MKMRTSSKPSLNRRHLLQASVACAAGMAIGQRFATAAESVAEPGIALQLYSIRDDCAKDFDAALAWCAETGFDAVEFAGYHSYSGKADALKKRLDQLGLKVAATHIGTATLIGDALTQTIDFHQAIGCKYLVVPGDGRFSKPDGSKELAEIFNVAAENLKPHGMKCGYHNHTHEFEKEGDKTYWELFAERTVKDVVLQQDVGWTTAAHVDPVKMIRQYPGRSQVIHCKPTVVDGQGKAILGQDTVKWEPIFEACLEVGDTEWYTVEQERYPDGKSPMECTALSLAGLKKILGRS; encoded by the coding sequence ATGAAGATGAGAACCTCCTCCAAGCCAAGTCTGAATCGCCGCCATCTGCTGCAAGCCAGCGTCGCCTGTGCAGCAGGCATGGCGATTGGTCAACGTTTTGCCACAGCCGCAGAATCGGTCGCGGAACCCGGCATCGCGCTCCAGCTCTACTCGATCCGCGATGATTGTGCCAAGGATTTTGACGCCGCACTCGCTTGGTGCGCTGAAACGGGGTTCGATGCGGTTGAGTTCGCTGGTTACCACAGCTACAGCGGCAAGGCGGACGCGTTAAAGAAACGTTTGGATCAGCTGGGGTTGAAGGTCGCTGCGACGCACATCGGCACCGCCACGCTGATAGGCGACGCATTGACCCAGACGATCGATTTTCACCAAGCGATCGGCTGCAAGTACTTGGTCGTGCCCGGTGATGGACGCTTTAGCAAACCCGATGGCAGCAAGGAATTGGCCGAGATCTTCAACGTGGCCGCTGAGAATCTGAAGCCACACGGCATGAAATGCGGCTACCACAACCATACTCACGAGTTCGAGAAAGAGGGTGACAAGACCTATTGGGAGTTGTTTGCCGAGCGAACCGTCAAGGACGTCGTTCTGCAACAAGATGTCGGATGGACGACCGCCGCGCACGTCGATCCCGTCAAGATGATTCGCCAATACCCGGGACGCAGCCAAGTCATCCACTGCAAACCGACGGTGGTTGACGGCCAAGGCAAGGCGATTTTGGGCCAAGACACCGTCAAATGGGAACCGATTTTCGAGGCTTGCCTGGAAGTCGGCGACACCGAGTGGTACACGGTCGAACAAGAACGCTATCCCGACGGCAAATCCCCAATGGAATGCACGGCGCTGTCCCTGGCTGGTCTCAAAAAGATCCTCGGACGCAGCTAA
- a CDS encoding sigma-54 interaction domain-containing protein has product MSRQFDPNETSDPNETILNSIADGVFTVDSDWRITSFNRAAEEITGVSRDEAIGQKCFDVFQANICQSNCALRDSMKSGRQWVDRRIDILNRDGEKVPISISTSVLRDADGKPFGGVETFRDLSAIESLRREIDGRYSQYDIITKNHAMLGILDILPDIAASETSVLVQGATGTGKELIAKAIHSLSRRADERFVAVNCGALPDALLESELFGYRKGAFTGADKDKPGRFALAEKGTLFLDEIGDISTALQVRLLRVLQQREYEPLGATETTSTDVRVIAATNKTLAEQIATGKFREDLYYRLNVVRIELPTLAERSEDIPLLIHHFMNRFNLEQQKQVQGVSDEAMARLADYPYPGNVRELQNIIEHAVVLCRSDRIEVDNLPMDLLTNAVTAPGKAAPLSAAESDVIVRMLSQHQGHRGRTAEALGIDKTTLWRKMKKYGIRYPG; this is encoded by the coding sequence ATGTCCAGGCAATTTGATCCGAACGAGACCTCCGACCCCAACGAGACGATTCTCAATTCGATCGCGGACGGTGTGTTTACGGTCGACAGCGATTGGCGGATCACGTCGTTCAATCGAGCTGCGGAGGAGATCACGGGGGTTTCTCGGGACGAAGCGATTGGTCAAAAGTGTTTCGACGTTTTTCAAGCGAACATCTGTCAAAGCAATTGTGCGCTTCGTGATTCGATGAAGTCGGGCCGGCAATGGGTCGATCGGCGGATTGACATTTTGAACCGTGACGGTGAAAAGGTGCCGATCAGCATCAGCACATCGGTGTTGCGCGATGCGGATGGAAAACCGTTTGGTGGAGTGGAAACGTTTCGCGATCTTTCTGCGATCGAGAGTTTGCGTCGCGAGATCGACGGGCGCTACTCGCAATACGACATCATCACCAAGAACCATGCAATGCTGGGCATCTTGGATATTTTGCCGGACATCGCAGCCAGCGAGACATCGGTGCTCGTCCAGGGTGCGACGGGGACGGGCAAAGAGTTGATTGCCAAAGCGATCCACAGCCTTTCGCGGCGAGCCGACGAGAGGTTTGTCGCGGTCAATTGCGGCGCGTTGCCCGACGCACTGTTGGAATCGGAACTGTTTGGCTATCGCAAGGGAGCGTTTACCGGAGCGGACAAGGACAAGCCGGGGCGATTCGCGTTGGCGGAAAAGGGAACATTGTTCTTAGACGAAATTGGTGACATCTCCACCGCCCTTCAGGTGCGCCTGCTGCGTGTGTTGCAGCAGCGGGAGTACGAGCCGCTGGGAGCGACCGAAACCACATCGACGGACGTGCGAGTGATTGCCGCGACGAACAAGACACTCGCGGAGCAAATCGCAACCGGAAAATTCCGTGAGGATTTGTATTATCGGCTGAATGTCGTGCGAATCGAATTACCGACGCTGGCCGAGCGAAGTGAAGACATCCCGCTGTTGATTCACCACTTCATGAACCGGTTCAATCTGGAACAGCAAAAACAGGTGCAAGGGGTCTCCGACGAAGCGATGGCTCGGTTGGCTGATTATCCCTATCCCGGCAACGTTCGCGAACTGCAAAACATCATTGAACATGCGGTGGTGTTGTGTCGCAGTGACCGAATCGAAGTGGACAATTTGCCGATGGATTTGTTGACGAATGCGGTGACCGCACCGGGCAAGGCTGCGCCGTTATCGGCTGCGGAGTCCGATGTGATCGTGAGGATGTTGAGCCAGCATCAAGGCCATCGCGGTCGTACCGCCGAGGCGCTTGGCATCGACAAAACGACCTTGTGGAGAAAGATGAAGAAGTATGGGATCCGCTATCCAGGGTAA
- a CDS encoding DJ-1/PfpI family protein, which yields MTGKRILMLVGDFVEDYEAMVPLQILMTCGHDVATVCPGKSAGETVATAIHDFEGDQTYSEKPGHRFAITANFDLIQPAEFDALVIPGGRAPEYLRLNSKVLDLVRHFFSENKPVAAVCHGPQILAAAGVLAGRSCSCYPAVSPEISLSGGTYVAPADTMDSAHVDGNLVTAPAWPAHPAWMRAFIDLLDA from the coding sequence ATGACCGGAAAACGTATCTTGATGCTGGTGGGGGACTTCGTCGAAGACTACGAGGCCATGGTACCGCTGCAGATCCTGATGACCTGCGGCCACGACGTCGCCACGGTCTGTCCTGGCAAGTCGGCTGGTGAAACCGTGGCAACCGCAATTCATGATTTCGAGGGGGATCAGACCTACTCCGAAAAGCCAGGCCATCGGTTCGCCATCACGGCCAATTTTGACTTGATTCAGCCCGCGGAATTCGATGCGTTGGTGATTCCTGGGGGGCGAGCGCCCGAATACTTGCGCTTGAACTCGAAAGTACTCGACTTGGTGCGTCACTTCTTCAGCGAGAATAAACCTGTCGCGGCCGTCTGCCACGGTCCCCAAATCTTAGCCGCCGCCGGCGTCCTCGCCGGGCGATCGTGCAGTTGCTATCCGGCGGTCAGCCCCGAGATCTCGCTCAGCGGTGGCACCTACGTGGCTCCCGCCGACACCATGGATTCCGCCCACGTCGACGGTAATTTGGTGACCGCCCCCGCATGGCCAGCGCACCCAGCTTGGATGCGGGCATTTATCGATCTGCTTGACGCCTAA
- a CDS encoding outer membrane protein assembly factor BamB family protein codes for MRSKRSIGLVVTGITAIALAFGSLAFPAVGLADEFLSEREAARLGLEIAWRRQLEAPAGAQSIADQQIYVHSTSPDEFVEVVRVSAPAGEAQAEAAAPASSADSTQTPDSTSEDKTVDSKKGAKFSDVLMRIPTDRVDSYGRPVGRKEAERIANNEIRRLTRRGIEAKIETRIVPRVRLYTLGNDGTLESRDAETGEPKWMVRVGDRRLGYLALGVGETYATVINGGNLIEIDVTNGEIIEETQTVNMPIFGAIHSGNVSVFPTITGGIEGYSLTDPNDVPFRETVAGRALALPTKAPGSSKIGWGTGQGFFYCMETAGQPSVLFRLNTDGIVSGRVAAADGERFFFGSEAGQVYGVFASRSGQVLWSTPFGEPFYDEALIADDQLLIRSTYGSLYSLSQTDGSVTWEMPAQGVDEMLGTIGDKVYVTTMSGSMAVLDLETGKRLETLTGVRPERLLRNKMTDRLYLVGSSGAIQCLHAIGADLPEIREGFDKAPSNEPVQQEAGDEQTQELEMDTDPSPGFDMPAGDDPFAVPGSDPFGAPGADPFAGDGADPFGG; via the coding sequence TTGCGATCCAAACGATCGATTGGCCTTGTGGTGACCGGAATCACTGCAATTGCGTTGGCGTTCGGTTCGCTTGCGTTCCCCGCGGTCGGTTTGGCGGATGAGTTCTTAAGCGAACGCGAAGCCGCCCGGCTAGGACTCGAAATTGCCTGGCGGCGGCAACTCGAAGCTCCCGCTGGGGCTCAGTCGATTGCGGACCAGCAGATCTACGTCCATTCCACTTCGCCAGATGAGTTTGTCGAGGTGGTCCGGGTGTCGGCTCCGGCGGGGGAGGCACAAGCCGAAGCAGCGGCACCCGCCAGCAGCGCCGATTCCACGCAAACGCCGGATTCGACGAGCGAAGACAAGACGGTCGATTCAAAGAAGGGTGCAAAATTTTCGGATGTGTTGATGCGGATTCCAACGGATCGGGTCGATTCGTATGGCAGACCGGTGGGTCGCAAGGAGGCAGAACGCATTGCCAACAATGAAATCCGAAGGCTGACGCGGCGTGGGATCGAAGCCAAGATTGAAACCCGTATTGTCCCACGCGTTCGCTTGTACACCCTCGGGAACGATGGCACGTTGGAATCTCGCGATGCCGAAACGGGCGAACCCAAATGGATGGTCCGCGTCGGTGATCGTCGCTTGGGCTACTTGGCTCTTGGTGTTGGCGAAACGTATGCAACGGTGATCAACGGTGGCAACTTGATCGAGATCGACGTCACCAATGGCGAAATCATCGAGGAAACCCAAACGGTGAATATGCCCATTTTCGGTGCCATTCACTCGGGAAACGTCTCGGTCTTTCCCACGATCACCGGTGGCATCGAGGGCTATTCGTTGACCGATCCCAATGACGTTCCGTTCCGTGAAACGGTTGCCGGCCGCGCGCTGGCCCTTCCCACCAAAGCGCCGGGTTCCTCGAAGATTGGTTGGGGAACCGGGCAAGGTTTCTTCTACTGTATGGAGACCGCCGGTCAGCCATCCGTTTTGTTCCGGCTCAATACCGATGGCATCGTCAGCGGGCGTGTGGCAGCGGCCGATGGGGAACGCTTCTTTTTTGGCAGCGAAGCGGGACAAGTCTACGGCGTCTTCGCCTCGCGATCGGGCCAAGTTCTTTGGTCGACTCCCTTTGGCGAACCCTTTTATGACGAAGCCCTCATCGCCGACGACCAATTGCTGATTCGATCCACTTACGGCAGCCTCTACTCCTTGAGCCAGACTGACGGAAGCGTGACATGGGAAATGCCTGCACAAGGGGTCGATGAAATGTTGGGGACGATCGGTGACAAAGTCTACGTGACCACCATGAGCGGATCGATGGCGGTGCTGGATCTGGAAACGGGCAAGCGACTTGAGACGCTGACGGGCGTTCGCCCTGAGCGATTGCTGAGAAACAAAATGACGGATCGGTTGTATTTGGTTGGCAGCAGTGGGGCGATCCAGTGTTTGCATGCGATTGGGGCGGATCTTCCTGAAATCCGCGAAGGATTTGACAAAGCACCCTCCAACGAACCCGTGCAACAGGAAGCGGGAGACGAACAGACGCAAGAATTGGAGATGGATACGGATCCGAGTCCGGGATTTGACATGCCGGCCGGTGACGATCCCTTCGCGGTTCCCGGCAGCGATCCGTTTGGTGCTCCCGGCGCGGACCCGTTCGCTGGCGACGGCGCGGACCCCTTCGGCGGTTAG
- a CDS encoding phytoene desaturase family protein: MASGDSVADGDRQARSPQQVIVVGSGLAGLASACVLAARGHSVTLLEKNDWLGGKAAVLSAAGYRFDMGPTILTLPSVLRRVFAEAGRSLTDYLTLVKLDPQWRCFFDSGATPSDHDTGVTVLDLVADVDTMADSIAKFTGSAADANGYRRFSKLSEQLHGVSDRFYFWRSIGGIRDTMDVGGAFSASVMKDVLSLRMGKSVASVVRSHVADRRVAQMMDHFTQYVGSNPYASPAVLCGIAHMQTDEGIWYPIGGTRAVPETLTKLAIELGVVLRTGVDVMRITTDHGRVTGVITAGGETIRSDAVVSNCDAVRTYRELLDGTPESAKFQRNKRLEAACSGVVLYLGLNRRYDHLLHHNFVFSRDPEQEFDSIYQRGEPASDPTAYVCAPAMTEPDVAPSGCEALYVLVHTPYLHPGHDWKKMLPSYRETILDKLETTAGMQGLRDSIVYESVLTPEDIHHRYRVLNGAIYGLASHGRFAGAFKPANRRRDFRGLYLAGGAAHPGPGMPMVLMSGWIAADSLDRDAKNVSPFPSSTE, from the coding sequence ATGGCATCGGGGGATTCGGTTGCCGACGGCGACCGGCAAGCAAGGTCACCGCAGCAGGTGATCGTGGTCGGCAGCGGATTGGCTGGCTTGGCGTCGGCGTGTGTCCTCGCGGCTCGGGGGCACTCGGTCACGCTTCTTGAAAAGAACGATTGGCTTGGCGGGAAAGCGGCTGTGTTATCGGCCGCAGGCTACCGTTTCGACATGGGGCCGACGATTTTGACGTTGCCCAGTGTCTTGCGACGCGTGTTTGCCGAAGCCGGACGCAGTCTTACCGACTACTTGACCTTGGTGAAGCTCGATCCACAGTGGCGCTGCTTCTTTGACTCGGGTGCGACCCCAAGCGACCACGACACCGGCGTGACGGTGTTGGACTTGGTCGCCGATGTCGACACGATGGCCGACTCGATCGCCAAGTTCACCGGCTCCGCCGCCGATGCGAACGGGTATCGACGGTTCAGCAAACTGAGCGAGCAGTTGCATGGCGTGTCCGACCGATTTTATTTCTGGCGGTCGATCGGGGGAATCCGCGATACGATGGACGTCGGCGGCGCCTTCTCGGCATCGGTGATGAAGGATGTCTTGTCGTTGCGGATGGGCAAAAGCGTGGCGTCCGTGGTGCGGTCGCACGTTGCGGACCGGCGTGTGGCTCAGATGATGGACCACTTTACCCAGTATGTCGGTTCGAATCCGTATGCGTCGCCCGCCGTGCTTTGCGGGATCGCTCATATGCAAACGGACGAGGGGATTTGGTATCCCATCGGAGGCACCCGAGCGGTTCCCGAGACGCTGACGAAATTGGCGATCGAGCTTGGCGTGGTGTTGCGAACGGGCGTTGATGTGATGCGGATCACCACCGATCATGGACGGGTGACGGGAGTGATCACCGCCGGCGGCGAAACGATTCGCAGCGATGCCGTGGTCAGCAATTGCGACGCGGTTCGAACCTATCGAGAACTGCTCGATGGAACACCGGAATCGGCAAAGTTTCAGCGCAACAAACGATTGGAAGCCGCTTGCAGCGGCGTGGTCTTGTATTTGGGATTGAACCGTCGTTACGACCACTTGCTGCATCACAACTTCGTCTTTTCGCGGGATCCGGAGCAAGAGTTTGATTCGATTTATCAGCGCGGCGAACCTGCATCGGACCCAACCGCGTATGTCTGTGCGCCGGCGATGACCGAACCCGATGTGGCTCCGAGTGGATGCGAAGCGCTGTATGTGCTGGTGCACACACCGTATCTGCACCCTGGTCATGATTGGAAGAAGATGCTGCCCTCGTACCGGGAAACGATTTTGGACAAACTGGAAACCACTGCGGGGATGCAGGGGCTTCGTGACTCCATCGTGTACGAGTCGGTGTTGACCCCCGAGGACATTCACCACCGTTATCGCGTGCTCAACGGCGCCATTTATGGACTTGCCAGTCACGGGCGGTTTGCGGGTGCGTTCAAACCTGCGAACCGCCGTCGTGACTTCCGCGGCCTGTATTTGGCCGGCGGCGCGGCTCACCCGGGTCCCGGGATGCCCATGGTTTTGATGAGCGGCTGGATCGCGGCCGACTCGCTTGACCGCGATGCAAAAAATGTCTCCCCCTTTCCGTCCTCTACTGAATGA
- the rph gene encoding ribonuclease PH, which translates to MNLPERAADQLRDVEIQLGYIPSNPASVLYKSGGTIVLCTASLETSVPPWMAGKGKGWVTAEYNMLPGSTSPRKRRDRGGKIDGRTTEIQRLIGRSLRAIIDLNQLGENSITVDCDVLQADGGTRTASITGGFIALAKAVEMAVPGSRVGDGPIRDSVAAISVGLIDELVRLDLDYQLDSAADVDMNVVMTGAGRFVEIQGTGEEATFDDAQLVELLRLARKGIGELTERQRQAIAKH; encoded by the coding sequence ATGAATCTTCCTGAACGCGCTGCCGATCAACTGCGTGACGTTGAAATCCAACTCGGCTACATTCCGTCCAACCCGGCCAGCGTGCTGTACAAGTCGGGTGGCACGATCGTGCTTTGCACCGCGTCGCTTGAAACGTCGGTGCCACCGTGGATGGCCGGCAAAGGCAAAGGCTGGGTGACGGCGGAATACAATATGTTGCCCGGCAGCACGAGCCCGCGAAAGCGTCGCGACCGTGGCGGCAAGATCGATGGGCGAACGACCGAGATTCAACGGTTGATTGGCCGCAGTCTGCGCGCGATCATCGATTTGAACCAATTGGGCGAAAACTCGATCACCGTCGATTGCGATGTGTTGCAAGCCGACGGAGGAACTCGTACGGCGTCGATCACCGGCGGTTTCATCGCCTTGGCGAAAGCGGTCGAAATGGCCGTTCCGGGTAGCCGGGTTGGCGACGGACCGATTCGTGACAGCGTCGCGGCGATCAGTGTGGGGTTGATCGACGAACTGGTTCGCCTCGATCTCGATTACCAGCTCGATTCGGCGGCCGATGTCGATATGAACGTGGTCATGACAGGAGCTGGGCGATTTGTCGAAATCCAGGGGACGGGCGAAGAAGCAACCTTCGACGACGCCCAATTGGTCGAATTGTTGCGATTGGCTCGCAAAGGCATTGGCGAGCTGACGGAGCGACAACGCCAAGCGATCGCAAAGCATTGA
- a CDS encoding HEAT repeat domain-containing protein produces the protein MPSRRELQQQWTAQLKSLEQHQRAEAAEALAQMGPDAAPAAIELVEACADVEAIQTWSVAALEELGPPPPDQIHGIAELAGDANPLVAYWAITLLGRAEADAAAYQDVLIDAVRSCESIAVRQRAAWALGKIGAASKESISENAKAALKTATQSSDPRLARLAQTSLEQCR, from the coding sequence GTGCCAAGTCGAAGGGAACTGCAGCAACAATGGACGGCACAGCTGAAAAGCCTCGAGCAGCATCAGCGGGCCGAGGCGGCGGAGGCGTTGGCGCAAATGGGGCCCGATGCGGCACCCGCGGCCATCGAATTGGTGGAAGCCTGCGCGGACGTTGAAGCGATTCAGACTTGGTCCGTCGCGGCGCTTGAAGAGCTGGGGCCGCCCCCGCCGGACCAAATTCATGGCATCGCCGAGTTGGCCGGTGACGCGAATCCGCTCGTGGCTTATTGGGCCATCACGTTACTGGGCCGCGCCGAAGCAGACGCTGCTGCGTACCAGGACGTCCTCATCGATGCGGTTCGCTCGTGCGAATCCATCGCCGTTCGGCAACGGGCTGCGTGGGCACTCGGAAAAATCGGTGCTGCTTCAAAGGAATCGATTTCCGAAAACGCCAAAGCCGCACTCAAAACAGCAACTCAATCAAGCGATCCTCGATTGGCGAGGTTAGCACAAACTTCGCTCGAGCAGTGTCGTTAA